Proteins encoded in a region of the Streptomyces sp. NBC_01298 genome:
- the rplJ gene encoding 50S ribosomal protein L10: MPTPNKAAAVAELTDQFRDSNAAVLTEYRGLTVAQLKTLRRSLGENAQYAVVKNTLTKIAANQAGITALDEHFAGPTAVAFITGDPVESAKSLRDFAKENPNLIIKAGVLDGKALTADEIKKLADLESREVLLSKLAGAFKGKQSQAASLFQALPSKFVRTAEALRVKLAEQGGAE, translated from the coding sequence ATGCCGACGCCCAACAAGGCTGCCGCGGTAGCCGAGCTCACGGACCAGTTCCGCGACTCGAACGCCGCCGTGCTGACCGAGTACCGGGGTCTCACCGTCGCGCAGCTCAAGACGCTGCGTCGCTCTCTCGGTGAGAACGCCCAGTACGCCGTGGTGAAGAACACGCTGACCAAGATTGCGGCCAACCAGGCCGGGATCACCGCGCTGGACGAGCACTTCGCTGGTCCCACCGCGGTCGCCTTCATCACCGGTGACCCGGTGGAGTCGGCGAAGAGCCTGCGTGACTTCGCCAAGGAAAACCCGAACCTCATCATCAAGGCGGGTGTCCTTGATGGTAAGGCGCTCACCGCCGATGAGATCAAGAAGCTTGCGGACCTCGAGTCCCGCGAGGTTCTGCTCAGCAAGCTGGCCGGCGCGTTCAAGGGCAAGCAGTCTCAGGCTGCCTCGCTCTTCCAGGCGCTGCCGTCGAAGTTCGTCCGCACTGCGGAAGCGCTTCGCGTCAAGCTCGCCGAGCAGGGCGGTGCCGAGTAA
- a CDS encoding LppX_LprAFG lipoprotein — protein sequence MFAYRNSNRTKATGAVLAAVLLVGGATACESGRKDGTGKAAAGQGAGKGAVEVVPAAYLEKVKAKSEELTSLRYSMTGTAEGAQFSGDVSMRIKPSLAMSMKMGTSGEGGQKAEIRLVDEAMFIGAEGKWIKFDMKSLDPAMAEKLNSAGGTANKGGENPGDRAGELLKAKDLKYVGEETIDGVKTKHLSGTVTLDDLRAALASSAPDAKKRQEQSVTALEAQGVKNLTLDMWIDESDHTKQVRTRGEAAKGPVDTTIKFLDYNQPVDVAAPPADQVVDLAEMMKGAAEDQG from the coding sequence TTGTTCGCGTACCGCAACAGCAACCGTACGAAGGCCACTGGGGCCGTTCTGGCCGCCGTACTGCTCGTGGGTGGGGCCACGGCCTGCGAGAGCGGCCGGAAGGACGGCACGGGGAAGGCAGCGGCCGGCCAGGGCGCCGGGAAGGGCGCGGTGGAGGTGGTCCCGGCCGCCTACCTGGAGAAGGTGAAGGCGAAGTCGGAGGAACTCACCTCCCTGCGCTACTCGATGACCGGTACCGCGGAGGGCGCGCAGTTCTCCGGTGACGTCTCCATGCGGATCAAGCCGTCCTTGGCCATGTCGATGAAGATGGGCACCTCGGGCGAGGGCGGCCAGAAGGCCGAGATCCGTCTCGTCGACGAGGCGATGTTCATCGGCGCCGAGGGCAAGTGGATCAAGTTCGACATGAAGAGCCTGGACCCGGCCATGGCCGAGAAGCTGAACAGCGCCGGCGGCACGGCGAACAAGGGCGGCGAGAACCCCGGTGACCGGGCGGGCGAGCTGCTCAAGGCCAAGGACCTCAAGTACGTCGGCGAGGAGACCATCGACGGGGTGAAGACCAAGCACCTCAGCGGCACGGTCACCCTCGACGACCTGCGGGCCGCACTGGCCTCCTCGGCCCCCGACGCCAAGAAGCGCCAGGAGCAGTCCGTCACGGCCCTGGAGGCGCAGGGCGTCAAGAACCTGACCCTGGACATGTGGATCGACGAGTCGGACCACACCAAGCAGGTCCGCACCCGCGGTGAGGCGGCCAAGGGCCCGGTGGACACGACCATCAAGTTCCTGGACTACAACCAGCCGGTCGATGTGGCCGCGCCGCCCGCCGACCAGGTCGTGGACCTGGCCGAGATGATGAAGGGCGCGGCCGAAGACCAGGGCTGA
- the rplA gene encoding 50S ribosomal protein L1, with translation MKRSKTLRAADAKVDREKLYAPLEAVRLAKETSATKFDGTVEVAFRLGVDPRKADQMVRGTVNLPHGTGKTARVLVFATGDRAAAAEAAGADIVGDDELINEIAKGNRLNEFDAVVATPDLMGKVGRLGRVLGPRGLMPNPKTGTVTMDVAKAVTEIKGGKIEFRVDKHSNLHFIIGKVSFSDEQLVENYGAALDEILRLKPSAAKGRYIKKAALSTTMGPGILLDQNRTRNLLVEEDPAAV, from the coding sequence GTGAAGCGCAGCAAGACTCTCCGCGCTGCGGACGCCAAGGTCGACCGGGAGAAGCTGTACGCCCCGCTCGAGGCCGTCCGTCTCGCCAAGGAGACCTCCGCCACGAAGTTCGACGGCACCGTCGAGGTCGCCTTCCGCCTGGGTGTAGACCCGCGCAAGGCCGACCAGATGGTCCGCGGCACCGTGAACCTCCCGCACGGCACCGGCAAGACCGCCCGGGTCCTGGTCTTCGCGACCGGTGACCGTGCTGCGGCCGCGGAAGCCGCCGGCGCCGACATTGTCGGCGACGACGAGCTCATCAACGAGATCGCCAAGGGCAACCGCCTCAACGAGTTCGACGCCGTTGTCGCCACGCCGGACCTCATGGGCAAGGTCGGCCGCCTCGGCCGCGTGCTCGGTCCCCGTGGCCTGATGCCGAACCCGAAGACCGGCACCGTCACGATGGACGTCGCGAAGGCTGTCACCGAGATCAAGGGTGGCAAGATCGAGTTCCGCGTCGACAAGCACTCGAACCTGCACTTCATCATCGGCAAGGTCTCCTTCTCCGATGAGCAGCTGGTCGAGAACTACGGCGCGGCCCTGGACGAGATCCTTCGTCTGAAGCCGTCCGCCGCGAAGGGCCGCTACATCAAGAAGGCCGCCCTCAGCACCACCATGGGCCCCGGCATCCTGCTGGACCAGAACCGCACCCGGAACCTCCTCGTCGAGGAAGACCCGGCCGCGGTCTGA
- the rplK gene encoding 50S ribosomal protein L11 gives MPPKKKKITGLIKLQIKAGAANPAPPVGPALGQHGVNIMEFCKAYNAATESQRGMVVPVEITVYDDRSFTFITKTPPAARLILKAAGIEKGSGEPHKTKVAKLSGAQVREIAELKMPDLNANDVDAAMKIIAGTARSMGVTVEG, from the coding sequence ATGCCTCCCAAGAAGAAGAAGATCACGGGGCTTATCAAGCTCCAGATCAAGGCCGGTGCGGCCAACCCGGCTCCGCCGGTCGGCCCCGCGCTCGGTCAGCACGGCGTCAACATCATGGAGTTCTGCAAGGCCTACAACGCCGCGACCGAGTCGCAGCGTGGCATGGTCGTGCCGGTGGAGATCACGGTCTACGACGACCGCTCCTTCACCTTCATCACCAAGACGCCGCCGGCCGCGCGCCTCATCCTGAAGGCCGCAGGCATCGAGAAGGGCTCCGGCGAGCCGCACAAGACCAAGGTCGCCAAGCTTTCCGGCGCCCAGGTCCGCGAGATCGCCGAGCTGAAGATGCCCGACCTCAACGCCAACGACGTCGACGCCGCGATGAAGATCATCGCCGGCACCGCGCGTTCGATGGGCGTCACCGTCGAAGGCTGA